Within Garra rufa chromosome 9, GarRuf1.0, whole genome shotgun sequence, the genomic segment ataaataacacagagAGCATTAGCAGCTGTTTTGTATAGTTATTGGAGCGGCTCAGAAACGCTGCTGGTTGTGTGTCATTGACTCTGAAAGCGTGCTGAAGCTCACCTTGGCTCGTCTCCATCTCTGATCGGAGCTGCAGGAGCTCCAGCTCTTTGGCCTGCAGCTGCTCCGTCAGGATCCTCTCCACATCCAGCTTCTCTTTTTTCTGGAATAAAAGGCAGAAATACGTTTATTATCTGAGCTCACGAGGCTTAGAGGAGAACGAAGAGTCAAAGTACCAGTTTATTGAGCTCCATCTGTAAGTCCTCCTTCTCGATGTAGATCCCGCGGTACGCGCTGAAGGCTTTGTTCATGTACTGCGGTCCTTCAGACGGAGGCGCTTCGGGACGGAAATGctgcacaaacacagacaaaaccacTTACAGCTTGAGAGCCGGATCAATGCAAAACGGATGATTTACACACGGCACTGGCGTAAGTGCACTAGAAAAAACTCAAGCTGTACATTTCTCAGATTTCAGAACCTCTTCATCTACCTCCACAGACTTTTATTGAAAATGTGTTAACTTgtgtccaaaaaataaataaataaataaaacagataatatacagtattttaataataatacttcaTATTTTACTagtaacatttaataatacaaaaattatttaatatttaattatttaatatttcaacaatttaaaattaaactatataaaattaaaaatatatataatatttattattttaccagtGACATTTAATAATACAGAaattatttaacaatttaaatatttcaacagtttaaatttaaactataaaataaaaaataataattcaatattataatatttcatattttactaGTGATGTTTAATTATACAGAATTTATTTAACAAGTTAAAATTTTCAacaatttcaattaaaaaatatataaaataaaaaataataattcaatattataatatttcatattttactaGTGAGGTTTAATTATacagaatttatttaataatttaaaatgttcaacaatttcaattaaaaaatatataaaataaaaaataataattcaacattacaatatttcatattttactaGTGATGTTTAATAATACAGAATTTATTTAACAAGTTAAAATTTTCAacaatttcaattaaaaaatatataaaataaaaaataataattattcaacattaaattttattaattattttactagtgacatttaataataaaaaatatttaattatttaaatatttcaacaatttcaataaacaacataaaataaaaaaataataattaaacataatatttattatttcactAGTGACATAATAAtactgaaattattttaaatttaaacaatataaaataaaaatatataattcacattataataattattattttactagtgacgtttaataataaacaaattatttaataatttaaatattttaccaatttaaatataaacaatataaaataaaaaataataattaaacattataatatttattatttcactAGTGTAATATATAACAGAATAATACAGAAATTAGtttaaatttaaacaataaaatataaaaaattaaacattatattattaattattgcaCTAGAGACATTTAATAATAcagaaattatttaatatttaaagattttaagcacttaaatgtaaacaatataaaataaacatttataattcaacattataatatgtaatatttcaCTAGTGACATttaataattatgtaattataataattatataacttaaatcattttaaatgtaaacaatataaaataaaataatttaacattaaattCAACAGAATTTTGATAATTATTTGTAttatcattttgtttatttagagACAGAAAGTACAAAACATTTAATGcatgacaatttttttattttttattattattattattattattattattactggcCATCAATTTAGAAAGTTGTGGCTGATCAGCAAaatgtattaatacatttttttattaaaaataataactcataaaaattatatttaatattttactagTGAAATTATAcagaaattatttaataatttaaatatttgttttagtatataaattaaaacaatataactcaacattatatttaatattttactagAGACTTTTAATAATTAcatataataaatgtaatttagtaATTCAACAATATAGTAATATTTTATTGGTAATATTtactaatataataaaaattattcaacaatataatattttacaagcaacatttaaatataattagacaaacaaaattaacatttaataatttactagtaacatttaataacattaaaaataataatccaacaatagttaatattttactagtaagatttaataatataaaaaattgttGAAGTAATTCaacaatataatatttaatgttttactagtgacatttaataattaaatataaatatataaatatattatatatatatatatatatatatatatatataatagttttaataaaatttaataaaaataataacaacacttaatataatgatatttatttaataatacttaattatttttctaatttaaaattacaatggACTTTACAACAAAAACATATTTAGTGAATAATTTGTGTAAACGCTTCACATTTGTCTGTATTTAACCCCTGGTTTAATGTGTTACTCAAATTTGATCATAAAGCTGTGGTGTCAGACGGACCTTGTCCTCCAGCTGTTTGACTCTGCGGCGCAGCAGTCCGTTCTCCTTCTCCGTGTCTCGCAGTCTCTTCTTGATGTCCTCGTAGGCAGTGACCAGAGCGAAGTGAGACGCCACAGACTCGTCCCCGGCGCACACGGACACGGGGCTCTCCGGCGGCCCGTACGCCGTCTCATGCTTCAAGATACAGATGTCATCGTCCACCACTGGAGACTCCATGCCACAGCTGACCACAAACACACAACAAACACACTTTAAACACACTCCACATTTCATTTTACACTCTAAAACATTAAAGCAAATACTGagcaaaataaaatgatttgtgcaATTAAGTGAGCTATATGTTATGCATTAAAGTTGCTTTGATATGTATTATAAttgcaataataacaataacaattcattattaatttttattattattattggcaaTCAAATTAGAAAGTTGTGGCTGATCAACCAAATTTATTACTATATTAattatttgtataattattttgtttatttaaagccAGAAGGTACAAAACATTTCATGcacaacaaaaatatttattattattattattggcatACAGAGTTGTGGCTGATCAAcagaatttattaataattatttgtattattattttgtttatttagagCTAGAAAGTTCAAAACATTTATTGCACAACAAaattcttaattattattattattattattgtccatCAATTTATAAAGTTGTGGCTGATCAactaaatttattattaattaattgcattattattttgtttatttagagCCAGAAAGTACAAAACATTTAATGCACAAcaaaattattactatttttataattattattattgtccatCAAATTAAAAAGTTGTGGCTCATCAGCAGAATTTATTAATAAGTATTTGcattattatttagtttatttagatcTAGAAAGTTCAAAACATTTAATGCACAACAaaattcttaataataataataataataattattattattattatactggcCACTGTGCACCAACATAGACAGCTGTGGCTAATATTGATAGaccatattaataattatttgtattattattattattattattatgcatgtTTAAAAATCAACCAATTAAACAATCAATCACAATTACTTCTAAAGAACatcaacaacaacattaaaaataacattttactgttattattattattaatactattagTAGTCGTATTAAGATTGTTATGAAACACATTATTTTGACACATCTTTGAAAAGAAATGTGCACTTTTATTACATTTCCTAATATAGCAATGTTATAATGcttaaaatatcaaatatattCCAGTACAACAATCAATATAACATTGTATTGTAAAATATAGCGTTTCTAAGGCAAAACCAGCATCACTAATAAACATAGTGTAATATGTAATAACATTACAATATAAAACATGTTAATATAATCATTAAAATAAGAATAAAGTGTCCATCTGACAGGGCTTTTATTATCCAGATGATCTAGTGTCAGTATTGATCAACCTTTGGTCAAAGTGAAAGAGAAAGCAGCTTTGAAGGAACATGACAACAAGCAAAGGACAAAATGACAGTtccaaataaaacagaaaatgaccataaacaaacagaaaatgaccataaacaaacagaaaatgaaaataaagccCTTTAGAAGAGATCTAACGTTAGATCAGATTCAACCTGAGGACAATCAGATATAAACAAAGTATAACGAATGTCATTCTGAGCaggacacacaaacacaaacgaCAATCTCGACACGACAAACTACTGATAAACATCACAAACGCCGTGTGTTTATATTCAGATGCAGATGAATTCTGATGTTTGATATCAAATATAAGAGACAAACGCTCACCGGAAGCAGTCAGTGCGGACAGCAGACACCAACACGACAATAAACCATCATAGAGAGCAAAAACACCGAGTCCGACAGATTCAACAACAAACACTTCACGACACACTGGAGAAAATCAAGCAGCAGCACAAACACTCTCCAGGAAGTGATTCTCAACGCTCACTGGACTTCCGGCGGAAACAGATCTGCATCGCGCTCAAAGCCAGACGCGGTTCCTGCAATGGTGCCTCGTTAATTCAGCTATAAATACgagaatattcatttattttaatgataaAGACGTTAAAGATGATGTTCGTGATATTGAGGAGGTTTTCAGGCAGTCGCTGTGCTGCAGTTACAACATTTTGTCTTGAGGAGGCGCTAGagacacacaaataaataaataaataaacatagagCCGGATTTCTATCTAATACTAAACACTGCGCACAAAACCGAAAAAAATGAAACGGTTTTCACTCTCAACAATAgcaatttttttcagtgtatttactaaaattattagaaattaaaaaattaactttattaaaacaatatcaatattttttttcacaaaatatttgataaaattattcatttatttttacagaaTATTGGCTAAAATTTTTAGAAATAcaaaaacttaattaaaacagtagcaattaaatttatatattttttttttacaaaatatttactaacatttttagaaaaaagaa encodes:
- the azi2 gene encoding 5-azacytidine-induced protein 2 codes for the protein MESPVVDDDICILKHETAYGPPESPVSVCAGDESVASHFALVTAYEDIKKRLRDTEKENGLLRRRVKQLEDKHFRPEAPPSEGPQYMNKAFSAYRGIYIEKEDLQMELNKLKKEKLDVERILTEQLQAKELELLQLRSEMETSQVMKSLTDTADYWQVDRCGSDMKIHSLQEQLERLQIENDALHKLCRAGQVRLNFYDTPVLHLADLGPMKLVLVVSVRLQPALSSVYHACEHNTLTHVPAALRHRGVKAFSKHQEGVSTHT